The segment TATCTTAACCATTTGGGAAATAGATCGTGAAATGTTAGGTGATACTGTTCGGCTGCTGTCGATAGCAGTCACGTGCGTTGGGAAATGACTGCCACACACAAAGTACTATTGTAAAATACATGGTAGACTGTTACACTCCAGTCCTataggtggcagtaatgcacGTTACAAAGTGGGAATTCAGggccacgcacgcacgcatgcacacgtgcgcgcacacacacacacagacacacacagccacagcaagcttctttttttttcttcttcttcttcaaaatagGTCACTGGCGCATTGGTCCCAATGCAAGCAGACAGCAAtgaccaaacaaacaaataaatccacAATTCACACATTTTGTTGGAGATCTGGATTCTCCAACAAAATGTAATGTCTTCCTTGACAAACTAATACAATACCATTTATTGTAATAATCAATTAAGTATGGTGTACTAGTGGTTAGAATGTGTGTCTCGCAGTTCTAGAATTGTGCTTCGCAttatcctgtgtggagtttacatgttctccctgtgcttgtgtgggttttctctgggtactccggctaCCTCGacttcccaaaacatgcatgttagtttcacTAGACTCAaaatatgtgagtgtgaatctacatgtgccctgcgattagctggtgaTCAAGGGGGTCACCTGGGATGGGCTACAGCTCACCCACAATAAAAGTGCTGGAACAATGGAACAAATTTACCAAAGTGCAAATAAAATGTTCTGTACTACATTTGCTGCCAGTTGTAggactaaaatgtgttttgtgatgTCAAACAATAATTTGTGAGGACAGacataataacaatattttaaTTCCATAATGTTAATGGTTTCatcttgtttgcttgttttgttaCATACTCCCAAAAAATTACCTTAAAGCACATTATGAGATATAGTCACACTGCAGAAATATTATTACAATCTGCCATGCAGAGGTTACAAAAACTGGAAAAGTGACTTTAACTTTAGATTTTGCACTATTTTAAAATAGTCCGATGTTAATTTGTGGTCAATTGCAAAGGGCCTGTGACGCGTGTGTCGTTCCTGACACTTTGTCCAAGTCAACTTTGCAGTGCATGGCTTAAGAGTCAGGCATAATACCACTATGGCGAAACCAGCACCACAGATGTAGTGATGACTTATAATCAACAGGGAAGGGCACTTTCTCCATCTAATGGTGGCTTCTTGTTTTTCTCTGGTACTTTCTGAGAAATATTGGGGAAGAACACTAGAATAGTTTGATGCCTGAGGTTTTGGCTCTGTGCCCCAGTTTCGTAAGTGCAAGTAGGTGTCTTGCCACATATACTCAAAAGCTTTGAGTCATCTGACTTTACTAGaaatggaaaatacattttcattgggcAACTTGGGTGATATTACTTGATCTGCAGTCAGTAAAAATCGCAGTGGGAACTCATGTTAGTCAGAATGCATCACAAAAACGGTGCATAGAAGTCACAGTTAAAATACCCCTGAGAGATAAAATGATTACAATTCACCTTTCAGCATCTTCACGATATGGTgcaagaaatgtgacaacatgaTGGCAATCTGTGTTGCATATCACACACGTGTGATGGGTGTGAACTTTCTCGGGGTTACTTCCCCATCCAAAATGGGCTGCAGAAATCAGTAGTCAGCGACAAGTGCATCTTCTCGTGCACTTAGCATCACCAACAGAACTGTCCACAGTAAGTAGTCACTGCACACTATTCGTCTGTTTCTGATTCGTAATTGTGATTCATAGCACAAAATGTGCTACTTTATTTCATTCAGATTGAAAAGATTTGGATTTATGAAATGACCCACTTGTATTTAGAGTGATATAATTTTCTCTTGTCTCGAGGATCAATAATAGCATTTGGTGACCTCAGACAAAATTTGAGAAATTGATTTTGGACTCCACAAATAGATTTCTGAGAAGAAAGATcatatttattcaaaatgtttgatACTGCACACGTTGTTTGTTTCTGCATGCAACTTGCTTTAGGAGATATAGTACAAGTGCATCCTGCTGTGATTTAAATGCCCTCTGCATCTGCTTCTGGGCCATGCTGTGTTCACCACATGAGGGAggctttaaaattttaaatagcTGTTGAATAATCATTTTAAGGTTTTAATTACAATACAAGTAGTGGTGCTATCAGGGACATACTGGGAccaaaaatatgcacattttcatcaaaaagaGGCTGCTTTTAATATACTCTTTATTTTTTGATAAAGTTAAGGATActtaagtaagtaagtaaaagtCAGCTATACTTAAAATGTATACTGGTCATCAAAACTGAATTCATGTACATAAGTAAAAGTATTAAATTGATCTATATTTCCATATACTTGTCAGTACAGTGTGAGCCAAGTATAGTTAAATAACAGGTATACAGTACTTCTCCACATGTATTGCACTTTGACCAAATAAGCCTTGTCAAGTACCCTcaacaataattacatttaGTATGACTCTGTGGGTAGGGTATAAAAAGTCAACTCTAATCATATTTACTCACTATTTTTTTGGTTGGAATTAACCATACAATTATCAGCTTATTGTATTGCTTTGGCTTCTTCCTGCATTGATGGTTTTTCTGTTCTCTGTCTTGTCAGGAGTGTGTTGTCCAGTGGTTTGAGTGGGACGATAGCCTGTCTTTACAGGAGTTTTGCATTCATTCCCAGCTCACCCCATCAAGGTTCTGATCCTCATCCTTCCAGTTCAAGAGCAGCCATGGATCATCTCTCCTCCCTCACATCCCCATCCTCCTGCCCTCACTTGTATAATTTAACCGCTTTCCCTAGCAACACCTCCCTTGCGAACGTCTCCGAGATCAGCCACGTGATCCTATGGCATTACAACCATACGGGTCGTCTGAAGAACAGGACCGTCTCAAACTCCCAGAACCACATCAGCGCCTCCATGgtcttcttcctctttgtcAGCATTGTCATCATCCTGGAGAATTCCCTGGTGTTGGTGGCTGTTGTTTCCCGCATTCGCCGCAGTCAGCGTTGGGTGTACGTGTGCATCGGCAACATCACCCTCAGTGACCTCCTGACCGGTGGAGCGTACCTGCTAAACATCTGTATGTCCGGTAGTCAAACTTTCAAGTTGACGCCTGTGCTTTGGCTTTTCCGTGAGGGCATGCTGTTTGTTGCCTTGGCTGCATCCATTTTTAGTTTGTTGTTAATTGCCGTGGAGCGTTACATGACTATAATGAAGCCACTGCCTCAGAAGTCAGCCAGGAGCACCTACTATAGGATCTACGGCCTGGTGGCCCTCTGCTGGGTTTTGGCGCTGGTGATCGGCTTCCTTCCCTTGTTGGGCTGGAACTGTGTGTGCAGCCTGGATGAATGCTCCACCCTCCTC is part of the Phyllopteryx taeniolatus isolate TA_2022b chromosome 7, UOR_Ptae_1.2, whole genome shotgun sequence genome and harbors:
- the s1pr4 gene encoding sphingosine 1-phosphate receptor 4, with the translated sequence MDHLSSLTSPSSCPHLYNLTAFPSNTSLANVSEISHVILWHYNHTGRLKNRTVSNSQNHISASMVFFLFVSIVIILENSLVLVAVVSRIRRSQRWVYVCIGNITLSDLLTGGAYLLNICMSGSQTFKLTPVLWLFREGMLFVALAASIFSLLLIAVERYMTIMKPLPQKSARSTYYRIYGLVALCWVLALVIGFLPLLGWNCVCSLDECSTLLPLYSKTYILFSLIIFILILLAIGVLYSAIYSHVHKSAQLGLQRCRKRSLALLKTVITIVGVFLLCWGPLFLLLLVDFFCKSRQCTSLFSADFFISLAVLNSGLNPIIYALGSSEMRRAMAQLLCRCCLCRPEALASKETSSTSESRQDSLRNSFNKVRNMSVTSPPPTPKKAHKVSKKCRLSSTTSCLSVSSG